A part of Mustela erminea isolate mMusErm1 chromosome 9, mMusErm1.Pri, whole genome shotgun sequence genomic DNA contains:
- the CHRM1 gene encoding muscarinic acetylcholine receptor M1 isoform X3, translated as MNTSAPPAVSPNITVLAPGKGPWQVAFIGITTGLLSLATVTGNLLVLISFKVNTELKTVNNYFLLSLACADLIIGTFSMNLYTTYLLMGHWALGTLACDLWLALDYVASNASVMNLLLISFDRYFSVTRPLSYRAKRTPRRAALMIGLAWLVSFILWAPAILFWQYLVGERTVLAGQCYIQFLSQPIITFGTAMAAFYLPVTVMCTLYWRIYRETENRARELAALQGSETPGKGGGSSSSSERSQRGTEGSPETPPGRCCRCCRAPRLLQAYSWKEEEEEDEGSMESLTSSEGEEPGSEVVIKMPMVDPEAQAPAKQPPRSSPNTVKRPTRKGRERAGKSQKPRGKEQLAKRKTFSLVKEKKAARTLSAILLAFIVTWTPYNIMVLVSTFCKNCVPETLWELGYWLCYVNSTINPMCYALCNKAFRDTFRLLLLCRWDKRRWRKIPKRPGSVHRTPSRQC; from the coding sequence ATGAATACCTCAGCCCCACCCGCCGTCAGCCCCAACATCACCGTCCTGGCACCGGGAAAAGGACCCTGGCAAGTGGCCTTCATTGGGATCACCACAGGCCTCCTGTCCCTGGCCACAGTGACAGGCAACCTGTTGGTACTCATCTCCTTCAAGGTCAACACTGAGCTCAAGACAGTCAACAACTACTTCCTGCTCAGCCTGGCCTGCGCCGACCTCATCATCGGTACCTTCTCCATGAACCTCTATACCACGTACCTGCTCATGGGCCACTGGGCTCTGGGCACCCTGGCCTGCGACCTCTGGCTGGCCCTGGACTACGTGGCCAGCAACGCCTCCGTCATGAACCTGCTGCTCATCAGCTTCGACCGCTACTTCTCCGTGACCCGGCCCCTGAGCTATCGAGCCAAGCGCACACCCCGCCGGGCGGCCCTGATGATCGGCCTGGCCTGGCTGGTCTCCTTCATCCTGTGGGCTCCGGCCATCCTCTTCTGGCAGTACCTGGTAGGGGAGCGGACGGTCCTGGCCGGGCAGTGCTACATCCAGTTCCTCTCGCAGCCCATCATCACCTTCGGCACAGCCATGGCCGCCTTCTACCTCCCGGTCACGGTCATGTGCACGCTCTACTGGCGCATCTACCGGGAGACGGAGAACCGGGCCCGGGAGCTGGCGGCCCTGCAGGGCTCCGAGACGCCCGGGAAGgggggcggcagcagcagcagctctgagCGGTCCCAGCGGGGGACGGAGGGCTCCCCAGAGACCCCTCCGGgccgctgctgccgctgctgccggGCGCCCAGGCTGCTGCAGGCCTACAgctggaaggaagaggaggaagaggatgaaggCTCCATGGAGTCCCTCACGTCCTCCGAGGGGGAGGAGCCCGGCTCCGAGGTGGTGATCAAGATGCCCATGGTGGACCCCGAGGCCCAGGCCCCGGCCAAGCAGCCCCCCCGGAGCTCCCCCAACACGGTCAAGAGGCCAACCCGGAAGGGGCGCGAGCGGGCGGGCAAGAGCCAGAAGCCCCGGGGGAAGGAGCAGCTGGCCAAGCGGAAGACCTTCTCGCTGGTCAAGGAGAAGAAGGCGGCTCGGACCCTGAGCGCCATTCTGCTGGCCTTCATCGTCACCTGGACGCCGTACAACATCATGGTGCTGGTGTCCACCTTCTGCAAGAACTGTGTTCCCGAGACCCTGTGGGAGCTGGGCTACTGGCTGTGCTACGTCAACAGCACCATCAACCCCATGTGCTACGCGCTCTGCAACAAAGCCTTCCGGGACACCTTCCGCCTGCTGCTGCTCTGCCGCTGGGACAAGCGTCGCTGGCGCAAGATCCCCAAGCGCCCGGGCTCTGTGCACCGCACCCCCTCCCGCCAGTGCTGA
- the CHRM1 gene encoding muscarinic acetylcholine receptor M1 isoform X1, whose translation MCVCVCACAAESVCSGCGCLSPCIRLLSRSGLLAFLGSFPPCPTSSLSGLELGALVEEGGMLQDPVQPQTLPEASLQLPLPSFSPFPPSLSFLSSLPPKAGVPGGGTCQSLAVPLRLPAQGAAPPGSQVFGSLETPPAPGEAVGLRTLQTLLQSHGNPDSHHPHPPSTPPRWTEPGCWPDGQAGCQGDDLPLRKPCTATRGRGCPPQPQPTTMNTSAPPAVSPNITVLAPGKGPWQVAFIGITTGLLSLATVTGNLLVLISFKVNTELKTVNNYFLLSLACADLIIGTFSMNLYTTYLLMGHWALGTLACDLWLALDYVASNASVMNLLLISFDRYFSVTRPLSYRAKRTPRRAALMIGLAWLVSFILWAPAILFWQYLVGERTVLAGQCYIQFLSQPIITFGTAMAAFYLPVTVMCTLYWRIYRETENRARELAALQGSETPGKGGGSSSSSERSQRGTEGSPETPPGRCCRCCRAPRLLQAYSWKEEEEEDEGSMESLTSSEGEEPGSEVVIKMPMVDPEAQAPAKQPPRSSPNTVKRPTRKGRERAGKSQKPRGKEQLAKRKTFSLVKEKKAARTLSAILLAFIVTWTPYNIMVLVSTFCKNCVPETLWELGYWLCYVNSTINPMCYALCNKAFRDTFRLLLLCRWDKRRWRKIPKRPGSVHRTPSRQC comes from the exons atgtgtgtgtgtgtgtgtgcgtgtgccgCTGAGTCTGTGTGCAGTGGGTGTGGGTGTTTGTCTCCCTGTATCCGCCTTCTCTCCCGTTCTGGACTTTTAGCCTTCCTGGGCTCATTTCCCCCATGTCCTACCTCCTCCCTCTCCGGGCTCGAATTAGGTGCCCTAGTGGAGGAGGGGGGCATGCTCCAGGACCCAGTCCAACCCCAGACGCTGCCTGAGGCTTCCCTCcagctccccctcccttccttttctccctttcctccctccctctctttcctctcctccctcccccccaaggCTGGCGTGCCAGGGGGTGGGACATGCCAATCACTGGCTGTGCCTCTCCGGCTGCCAGCACAGGGCGCAGCTCCCCCCGGGAGCCAGGTGTTTGGGTCCCTGGAGACGCCGCCGGCCCCCGGGGAGGCAGTGGGGCTGAGGACCCTACAGACCCTTCTCCAGTCCCATG GGAACCCTGactcccaccacccccatccaCCTTCAACCCCCCCAAGATGGACTGAACCAGGTTGCTGGCCAGACGGACAAGCTGGATGCCAAG GTGATGACCTCCCCCTGAGGAAGCCCTGTACCGCGACTAGAGGAAGGggctgccccccccaaccccagcccaccACCATGAATACCTCAGCCCCACCCGCCGTCAGCCCCAACATCACCGTCCTGGCACCGGGAAAAGGACCCTGGCAAGTGGCCTTCATTGGGATCACCACAGGCCTCCTGTCCCTGGCCACAGTGACAGGCAACCTGTTGGTACTCATCTCCTTCAAGGTCAACACTGAGCTCAAGACAGTCAACAACTACTTCCTGCTCAGCCTGGCCTGCGCCGACCTCATCATCGGTACCTTCTCCATGAACCTCTATACCACGTACCTGCTCATGGGCCACTGGGCTCTGGGCACCCTGGCCTGCGACCTCTGGCTGGCCCTGGACTACGTGGCCAGCAACGCCTCCGTCATGAACCTGCTGCTCATCAGCTTCGACCGCTACTTCTCCGTGACCCGGCCCCTGAGCTATCGAGCCAAGCGCACACCCCGCCGGGCGGCCCTGATGATCGGCCTGGCCTGGCTGGTCTCCTTCATCCTGTGGGCTCCGGCCATCCTCTTCTGGCAGTACCTGGTAGGGGAGCGGACGGTCCTGGCCGGGCAGTGCTACATCCAGTTCCTCTCGCAGCCCATCATCACCTTCGGCACAGCCATGGCCGCCTTCTACCTCCCGGTCACGGTCATGTGCACGCTCTACTGGCGCATCTACCGGGAGACGGAGAACCGGGCCCGGGAGCTGGCGGCCCTGCAGGGCTCCGAGACGCCCGGGAAGgggggcggcagcagcagcagctctgagCGGTCCCAGCGGGGGACGGAGGGCTCCCCAGAGACCCCTCCGGgccgctgctgccgctgctgccggGCGCCCAGGCTGCTGCAGGCCTACAgctggaaggaagaggaggaagaggatgaaggCTCCATGGAGTCCCTCACGTCCTCCGAGGGGGAGGAGCCCGGCTCCGAGGTGGTGATCAAGATGCCCATGGTGGACCCCGAGGCCCAGGCCCCGGCCAAGCAGCCCCCCCGGAGCTCCCCCAACACGGTCAAGAGGCCAACCCGGAAGGGGCGCGAGCGGGCGGGCAAGAGCCAGAAGCCCCGGGGGAAGGAGCAGCTGGCCAAGCGGAAGACCTTCTCGCTGGTCAAGGAGAAGAAGGCGGCTCGGACCCTGAGCGCCATTCTGCTGGCCTTCATCGTCACCTGGACGCCGTACAACATCATGGTGCTGGTGTCCACCTTCTGCAAGAACTGTGTTCCCGAGACCCTGTGGGAGCTGGGCTACTGGCTGTGCTACGTCAACAGCACCATCAACCCCATGTGCTACGCGCTCTGCAACAAAGCCTTCCGGGACACCTTCCGCCTGCTGCTGCTCTGCCGCTGGGACAAGCGTCGCTGGCGCAAGATCCCCAAGCGCCCGGGCTCTGTGCACCGCACCCCCTCCCGCCAGTGCTGA
- the CHRM1 gene encoding muscarinic acetylcholine receptor M1 isoform X2 gives MCVCVCACAAESVCSGCGCLSPCIRLLSRSGLLAFLGSFPPCPTSSLSGLELGALVEEGGMLQDPVQPQTLPEASLQLPLPSFSPFPPSLSFLSSLPPKAGVPGGGTCQSLAVPLRLPAQGAAPPGSQVFGSLETPPAPGEAVGLRTLQTLLQSHGDDLPLRKPCTATRGRGCPPQPQPTTMNTSAPPAVSPNITVLAPGKGPWQVAFIGITTGLLSLATVTGNLLVLISFKVNTELKTVNNYFLLSLACADLIIGTFSMNLYTTYLLMGHWALGTLACDLWLALDYVASNASVMNLLLISFDRYFSVTRPLSYRAKRTPRRAALMIGLAWLVSFILWAPAILFWQYLVGERTVLAGQCYIQFLSQPIITFGTAMAAFYLPVTVMCTLYWRIYRETENRARELAALQGSETPGKGGGSSSSSERSQRGTEGSPETPPGRCCRCCRAPRLLQAYSWKEEEEEDEGSMESLTSSEGEEPGSEVVIKMPMVDPEAQAPAKQPPRSSPNTVKRPTRKGRERAGKSQKPRGKEQLAKRKTFSLVKEKKAARTLSAILLAFIVTWTPYNIMVLVSTFCKNCVPETLWELGYWLCYVNSTINPMCYALCNKAFRDTFRLLLLCRWDKRRWRKIPKRPGSVHRTPSRQC, from the exons atgtgtgtgtgtgtgtgtgcgtgtgccgCTGAGTCTGTGTGCAGTGGGTGTGGGTGTTTGTCTCCCTGTATCCGCCTTCTCTCCCGTTCTGGACTTTTAGCCTTCCTGGGCTCATTTCCCCCATGTCCTACCTCCTCCCTCTCCGGGCTCGAATTAGGTGCCCTAGTGGAGGAGGGGGGCATGCTCCAGGACCCAGTCCAACCCCAGACGCTGCCTGAGGCTTCCCTCcagctccccctcccttccttttctccctttcctccctccctctctttcctctcctccctcccccccaaggCTGGCGTGCCAGGGGGTGGGACATGCCAATCACTGGCTGTGCCTCTCCGGCTGCCAGCACAGGGCGCAGCTCCCCCCGGGAGCCAGGTGTTTGGGTCCCTGGAGACGCCGCCGGCCCCCGGGGAGGCAGTGGGGCTGAGGACCCTACAGACCCTTCTCCAGTCCCATG GTGATGACCTCCCCCTGAGGAAGCCCTGTACCGCGACTAGAGGAAGGggctgccccccccaaccccagcccaccACCATGAATACCTCAGCCCCACCCGCCGTCAGCCCCAACATCACCGTCCTGGCACCGGGAAAAGGACCCTGGCAAGTGGCCTTCATTGGGATCACCACAGGCCTCCTGTCCCTGGCCACAGTGACAGGCAACCTGTTGGTACTCATCTCCTTCAAGGTCAACACTGAGCTCAAGACAGTCAACAACTACTTCCTGCTCAGCCTGGCCTGCGCCGACCTCATCATCGGTACCTTCTCCATGAACCTCTATACCACGTACCTGCTCATGGGCCACTGGGCTCTGGGCACCCTGGCCTGCGACCTCTGGCTGGCCCTGGACTACGTGGCCAGCAACGCCTCCGTCATGAACCTGCTGCTCATCAGCTTCGACCGCTACTTCTCCGTGACCCGGCCCCTGAGCTATCGAGCCAAGCGCACACCCCGCCGGGCGGCCCTGATGATCGGCCTGGCCTGGCTGGTCTCCTTCATCCTGTGGGCTCCGGCCATCCTCTTCTGGCAGTACCTGGTAGGGGAGCGGACGGTCCTGGCCGGGCAGTGCTACATCCAGTTCCTCTCGCAGCCCATCATCACCTTCGGCACAGCCATGGCCGCCTTCTACCTCCCGGTCACGGTCATGTGCACGCTCTACTGGCGCATCTACCGGGAGACGGAGAACCGGGCCCGGGAGCTGGCGGCCCTGCAGGGCTCCGAGACGCCCGGGAAGgggggcggcagcagcagcagctctgagCGGTCCCAGCGGGGGACGGAGGGCTCCCCAGAGACCCCTCCGGgccgctgctgccgctgctgccggGCGCCCAGGCTGCTGCAGGCCTACAgctggaaggaagaggaggaagaggatgaaggCTCCATGGAGTCCCTCACGTCCTCCGAGGGGGAGGAGCCCGGCTCCGAGGTGGTGATCAAGATGCCCATGGTGGACCCCGAGGCCCAGGCCCCGGCCAAGCAGCCCCCCCGGAGCTCCCCCAACACGGTCAAGAGGCCAACCCGGAAGGGGCGCGAGCGGGCGGGCAAGAGCCAGAAGCCCCGGGGGAAGGAGCAGCTGGCCAAGCGGAAGACCTTCTCGCTGGTCAAGGAGAAGAAGGCGGCTCGGACCCTGAGCGCCATTCTGCTGGCCTTCATCGTCACCTGGACGCCGTACAACATCATGGTGCTGGTGTCCACCTTCTGCAAGAACTGTGTTCCCGAGACCCTGTGGGAGCTGGGCTACTGGCTGTGCTACGTCAACAGCACCATCAACCCCATGTGCTACGCGCTCTGCAACAAAGCCTTCCGGGACACCTTCCGCCTGCTGCTGCTCTGCCGCTGGGACAAGCGTCGCTGGCGCAAGATCCCCAAGCGCCCGGGCTCTGTGCACCGCACCCCCTCCCGCCAGTGCTGA